Proteins from one Malaya genurostris strain Urasoe2022 chromosome 2, Malgen_1.1, whole genome shotgun sequence genomic window:
- the LOC131429345 gene encoding very-long-chain 3-oxoacyl-CoA reductase-like, which produces MTMWHVISNKRGTMEFASCSGSNTSTFLSFIGLLALTLWSCGTFKSLFGIVWGSCKQLFNEENFAVRYGQWAVISGGSDGIGRQYARFFARKGLNIVIIALPDEKLERTAEEIELTFRVQVRRIPADFSRGFELNDYLKQELHDLDVGILVNNVGIARTDLAYFDKNTLKMHQQIINVNINAAVMLSHIILPRMKQNHRGLVINIASVAGQVPIPFCLMYSATKAFVTNFSVALQQELSVFGVECQTVTPCFVATNLTERLSQYAIGRLLSANVETFGKFATMTVGKTIRTTGYWVHGLMVTGLNFIPTELLTKILLVLGKTIVERMKISTQ; this is translated from the exons ATGACCATGTGGCATGTGATCAGTAACAAACGGGGTACGATGGAATTCGCAAGTTGCTCCGGAAGTAACACATCTACATTCCTCTCATTTATTGGGCTCCTTGCACTGACGCTGTGGAGCTGTGGAACCTTCAAATCGTTGTTTGGAATTGTTTGGGGTTCCTGCAAGCAACTTTTCAACGAGGAAAACTTCGCTGTTCGATATGGACAGTGGGCTG TAATAAGTGGGGGTTCCGATGGGATTGGCCGTCAGTACGCCCGGTTTTTTGCACGGAAAGGGCTCAATATAGTAATAATTGCTCTACCGGACGAAAAACTGGAACGGACAGCTGAGGAAATCGAATTAACCTTTCGTGTGCAAGTGAGACGTATTCCGGCTGACTTCTCCAGAGGATTTGAACTAAACGACTATTTAAAACAAGAACTTCACGATCTGGATGTGGGAATACTTG TAAACAACGTAGGAATAGCCCGTACGGAcctggcctactttgacaaaaacacGCTGAAGATGCACCAGCAAATAATTAACGTAAATATCAACGCTGCTGTCATGTTGAGCCACATCATATTGCCCCGGATGAAGCAAAATCATCGTGGTTTGGTAATTAACATCGCTTCTGTGGCCGGACAGGTTCCGATACCTTTTTGCCTGATGTATTCTGCCACAAAAGCATTTGTGACAAACTTCAGTGTTGCTTTACAGCAAGAGCTGTCTGTTTTCGGTGTTGAATGCCAAACCGTCACACCGTGCTTTGTGGCTACTAATTTGACAGAACGTTTGTCGCAGTATGCGATTGGTCGGTTATTAAGCGCCAATGTGGAGACGTTTGGAAAATTCGCTACAATGACCGTTGGGAAAACGATTCGCACCACCGGTTACTGGGTGCATGGATTGATG GTGACGGGTTTGAACTTCATTCCTACTGAATTGCTGACGAAAATATTACTTGTGTTAGGAAAAACGATCGTGGAGAGGATGAAAATCTCTACACAGTGA